A genomic segment from Phragmites australis chromosome 6, lpPhrAust1.1, whole genome shotgun sequence encodes:
- the LOC133922903 gene encoding uncharacterized protein LOC133922903, with the protein MPEPPEELRLLYTSGDPESQYFRDSIRFFNDHFSFTTLYCDYDKELANARDGVYTFKAHGQMYHNIHSFGQRDDDPSHLQLYFYDDDPFLSHRFRCARDETYRARDRSVIRSLVGILRDNPYSETFRSLGQVEDMDEYRIVLNIEYKLDQRVYNMSLTSKVAAVWVEGSELHKHFDRSITLFANNDTYYSIRPHHGCYDPLSYPLLFPSGELGWHPEIPKQGVDIRQIRRSQSVNPDNPDTNSTLCVMMRKYYCYKFQMRRGIFNTILHGKRLFQQFAVDTYIKLETSRLNYILHNQSRIRADLYQGLVDSVSAGENQASAMGKRWVLPASFIGGPRDMRRRYMDAMALVQKYDKPDIFLTMTCNPNWEEILRELEPGQTPQGRPDLVVRVFKAKLDDLKFQLFHNHILGVVAAHVHVIEFQKRGLPHNQNRTCKSYYPRQFTDTTLQGKDSYPIYRRRDGGQKVHVRGHVLDNRWVVPYNPKLLRRYDCHINAKVCSSIKAVKYLYKYIYKGHDRVSVSINDANDNHEINEIDDYREARWVAPQEALWRIFAFDLSGIFPPVLQLQFHLPGMHLVSYRDNADVRQVLDQQSASETMLTGYFKANCEFPWARSILYREFPEYAVWNPTLKKWKKRKQRTQVGRIISAHPAEGERYYLRVLLNHVAGATSYENLRTFDGVVYPTFREAAEKRGLIESNNNIDDCLTEAEIFHMPSSLRRLFATILVFCEPNDVRGIWNKHLEAMSDDFRRDQMNSHVVEQMILLDIRNMLQSMGKDISSFPLPEIEEEHDTMYGEVREIFEERSIEVDHEFASVVSSLNREQRYAYDKILSYVDSGNGTAFFVDGPGGTGKTFLYKALLAKVRSEGKIAVAIATSGVATSILPGGRTAHSRFKISLGIQEGGVCNFTKQSEIAKLLRMASLILWDEVSITKRQAIEALDKSLRDIMEKPDLPFGGKTIVFGGDFKQVLPVVRKGTRAQIINATLRKSYLWENMQKLRLVRNMRAQSDP; encoded by the exons ATGCCAGAACCACCAGAAGAGCTTCGACTGCTGTACACAAGTGGGGATCCTGAATCACAATATTTTCGGGACAGCATTAGATTTTTCAATGATCATTTCTCGTTCACCACACTCTATTGTGATTATGACAAGGAACTCGCAAATGCAAGAGATGGAGTGTACACATTTAAAGCTCATGGACAAATGTACCACAATATACACTCATTCGGACAACGAGATGATGACCCGAGCCATTTGCAACTATACTTCTATGATGACGATCCTTTCTTATCACATCGTTTTCGATGTGCCCGAGATGAAACATATAGAGCAAGAGATAGGAGTGTCATTAGAAGTTTGGTGGGCATCCTAAGAGACAACCCTTACTCTGAAACATTCAGGAGCCTGGGACAAGTTGAAGACATGGACGAATATCGTATTGTGCTAAACATTGAATACAAACTAGACCAGAGAGTATATAACATGTCATTAACATCAAAGGTGGCTGCTGTGTGGGTCGAGGGGAGCGAGTTGCACAAACATTTTGATCGCAGCATAACTCTCTTTGCTAATAATGACACATATTATTCAATCAGACCTCATCATGGCTGCTATGACCCTTTGTCATATCCTCTCCTTTTCCCGAGTGGGGAGCTTGGTTGGCAtccagagataccaaaacaAGGTGTTGATATTAGACAGATACGAAGGTCTCAGTCCGTAAATCCCGATAACCCAG ACACTAATAGCACGTTGTGCGTCATGATGCGCAAATATTATTGCTACAAGTTCCAGATGCGCCGTGGAATTTTCAACACCATCTTGCATGGGAAGCGCCTATTCCAGCAATTTGCAGTTGATACCTATATAAAGCTTGAAACATCACGTCTGAACTATATTCTGCACAACCAATCAAGAATACGTGCAGATCTTTACCAGGGCTTAGTGGATAGTGTATCTGCAGGGGAGAATCAAGCAAGTGCAATGGGCAAAAGATGGGTCCTTCCAGCGTCATTTATTGGTGGCCCGAGGGATATGAGACGACGATACATGGATGCTATGGCCTTGGTGCAGAAGTACGATAAACCAGACATCTTCCTCACCATGACTTGCAACCCTAACTGGGAAGAAATACTTAGGGAGCTTGAACCTGGCCAGACACCACAAGGCCGTCCTGATCTTGTTGTGCGAGTATTTAAAGCTAAATTAGATGATCTCAAGTTTCAGCTCTTCCATAATCACATCCTTGGTGTTGTTGCGGCGCATGTCCATGTCATCGAGTTCCAGAAAAGGGGTCTACCGCAT AATCAAAATCGCACATGCAAGAGCTATTATCCACGCCAGTTTACTGATACAACTCTCCAAGGCAAGGACTCTTACCCTATCTACAGAAGACGGGATGGTGGGCAAAAGGTACATGTAAGAGGGCATGTCTTGGACAACAGATGGGTTGTACCATATAATCCTAAGCTACTAAGGAGGTATGACTGTCACATCAATGCCAAGGTTTGTTCAAGCATTAAGGCTGTCAAGTACCTTTACAAATACATCTACAAGGGTCATGACAGGGTATCTGTTTCTATCAATGATGCCaatgacaatcatgagattaatgagatCGATGATTACAGGGAAGCTAGATGGGTAGCCCCACAGGAGGCATTGTGGAGAATCTTTGCCTTCGATCTTAGTGGGATCTTCCCCCCAGTGCTCCAGCTGCAATTTCATCTCCCTGGCATGCATCTCGTGTCCTACAGAGATAACGCGGATGTACGTCAGGTTTTGGACCAACAAAGTGCCTCTGAGACCATGTTAACTGGGTATTTTAAGGCGAATTGTGAGTTCCCGTGGGCACGAAGCATACTATATAGGGAATTTCCAGAATATGCAGTTTGGAACCCTACATTAAAGAAATGGAAGAAGAGAAAACAACGCACACAGGTTGGAAGGATCATCTCAGCGCATCCTGCGGAGGGAGAAAGATACTATCTAAGGGTACTACTAAACCACGTGGCAGGTGCTacttcatatgaaaatctaAGGACATTTGATGGTGTTGTCTACCCTACCTTCCGAGAAGCTGCTGAGAAAAGAGGTCTTATTGAGTCAAACAATAACATCGATGATTGCCTAACAGAGGCTGAAATATTCCATATGCCATCATCTCTCCGAAGGCTGTTTGCCACAATATTGGTTTTCTGCGAACCCAACGATGTCCGTGGGATATGGAACAAGCACCTAGAGGCAATGTCCGATGACTTCCGACGAGACCAAATGAACTCACATGTAGTTGAACAAATGATTCTGTTGGATATTAGAAATATGCTACAGTCAATGGGTAAAGACATATCATCATTCCCTCTTCCTGAGATCGAAGAGGAGCATGACACTATGTATGGAGAGGTAAGGGAAATATTTGAAGAGAGATCTATAGAGGTAGACCATGAATTTGCCTCGGTCGTGTCATCTCTCAATCGTGAACAACGGTATGCTTATGACAAAATATTATCCTATGTTGACAGCGGTAATGGAACTGCATTCTTTGTTGATGGTCCTGGAGGGACCGGAAAGACATTCCTATACAAAGCTTTGCTAGCGAAGGTTCGTAGTGAGGGAAAAATAGCAGTTGCTATTGCAACATCTGGTGTTGCTACCTCAATCCTGCCTGGAGGCAGGACTGCACACTCAAGATTTAAGATATCATTGGGCATACAAGAAGGAGGAGTGTGTAACTTTACAAAGCAGAGTGAGATCGCGAAACTTCTTCGAATGGCTTCACTTATATTATGGGATGAGGTCTCTATAACAAAAAGGCAAGCAATTGAGGCACTTGATAAGAGCCTGAGAGACATCATGGAAAAGCCTGATCTACCATTTGGAGGAAAAACGATTGTTTTTGGAGGCGACTTCAAGCAGGTCCTTCCAGTTGTGCGAAAGGGTACAAgagcacaaataataaatgcaaCATTACGCAAATCTTACCTATGGGAAAACATGCAAAAGCTGAGGCTTGTTCGTAATATGAGGGCTCAATCAGATCCATGA
- the LOC133920404 gene encoding uncharacterized protein LOC133920404, translated as MPIQFPLYPKHLMSFPEVYRRPNKTFVDIAGVVVHWAAIEHIGCSLYREVTLMDTRCNLIVVGVWSHHLTRHARSWSLANANNDIVLLTMLQNNRRHGCLETSEHTTFKFNLSHCATRALQSVRGSVITGSMDLRFVNRFLENRWAYLATVV; from the exons ATGCCTATTCAGTTTCCGCTCTACCCAAAGCACCTTATGTCATTCCCTGAAGTGTATCGCCGTCCTAataagacttttgtag ATATAGCTGGAGTAGTTGTGCATTGGGCAGCAATTGAGCACATTGGTTGTAGCCTCTATAGAGAGGTCACACTCATGGACACAAG GTGCAACTTGATTGTTGTTGGGGTTTGGTCCCACCATTTGACCCGACATGCGCGTAGCTGGTCATTGGCTAATGCTAACAATGACATAGTCTTGTTAACTATGCTTCAAAATAACAGGAGACACG GGTGCTTGGAGACTTCAGAGCATACAACTTTTAAATTCAACCTAAGTCATTGCGCTACACGTGCACTGCAGA GCGTGCGCGGATCGGTGATCACAGGATCTATGGATCTTCGTTTTGTTAACAGATTTCTTGAGAATAGATGGGCGTACCTAGCAACCGTGGTTTGA